From a single Lolium rigidum isolate FL_2022 chromosome 7, APGP_CSIRO_Lrig_0.1, whole genome shotgun sequence genomic region:
- the LOC124672001 gene encoding serine/threonine-protein kinase-like protein CCR4 — MRHLRCLSTVAFGLVLGQAGVDLTLDVRGCWSSIFLRTPTFLHRCGRRSGVAGATSLLAIWGEVLGSAHYYSYSGGCAAASSSFPLPTIAIAAVGTNTTSPHHLACGLVSTVTGYQLSCASVSNRSASPRNYGYGGGSSTPFSAIVAGDGYLCSVGPTSSPPMSMRWWDLNGSDDLSKRVYRGAGLSAVAGGGEYACALVDNKIKCWRWAWGALPEDVAFSAMAVGGRFVCGLVVGTGEVKCYGDGDAVGREPRGRHMLISAGERHACAVNHAGMLGCWGETAAIAAAAPPKLIRAVSTVAVGDALTCVLWGNWTASCWPEEVPTEVAQQQFVALEAKGKVVCGVLMSDYALVCWGGGGVAAGVSKVFDKVLPGPCAPSKSCPCGVWSGSAPLCGVGGGAAICYPCGYTPPLMARTPTSNSSEWTPHARKKRRPSDLVIAMISVGIGSGLVALFAAFLVAYCLRRRSRSRSSASQDSGRIHAEPAITPAPRVPRRLSMLLSKGPNTTVEQFPLAALRAATDVFSPTHRIGSGSFGAVYRASLPDGREVAIKRAERRDTGASSSAAAAAARRVNHESAFISELSLLSRLNHKNLVRLLGFCADGGEHILVYEFMHNGALHDHLHKRPAPLSPPLASWPSRLRLALGAARGIEYLHTYAVPPIIHRDIKSSNILLDGSWSAKVSDFGLSLLKNLGTGDNAAGDDAPCVTAGTVGYMDPEYYRLQRLTDKSDVYSFGVLLLELLSGCKVIQRYEGSGTPKNVVEMAVPYIEADRVHKVLDIRLPLPTPGEMEAVAYVGYLAADCVRLPGHDRPSMSEVVGVLERSVAACEEYEDGGEAALSRSCTDGSTTM; from the exons ATGCGCCACCTCCGCTGCCTCTCGACGGTTGCATTCGGGCTGGTTCTGGGCCAGGCGGGCGTGGACCTGACCCTAGACGTTCGGGGCTGTTGGAGCTCTATATTTCTACGGACTCCAACATTCCTTCATCGCTGCGGGCGACGTTCTGGAGTTGCTGGGGCGACGTCCTTGCTAGCTATCTGGGGCGAGGTCCTTGGGTCGGCTCACTACTATAGCTACTCCGGCGGCTGCG ccgccgcctcctcctccttccccctCCCCACcatcgccatcgccgccgtcggcaCCAACACCACCTCCCCGCACCACCTCGCCTGCGGCCTCGTGTCCACCGTCACGGGCTACCAGCTCTCCTGCGCCAGCGTGTCCAACCGCTCCGCTAGCCCGCGAAACTATGGatacggcggcggcagcagcacgcCCTTCTCGgccatcgtcgccggcgacgggtACCTCTGCTCCGTTGGGCCCACTTCGTCGCCGCCAATGTCCATGCGGTGGTGGGACTTGAATGGAAGCGATGATTTGTCCAAGAGGGTGTACAGGGGAGCGGGGCTGTCCGCCGTGGCGGGCGGCGGGGAGTATGCGTGCGCCCTCGTGGATAACAAGATCAAGTGCTGGAGGTGGGCATGGGGAGCCCTGCCAGAAGACGTGGCGTTCTCGGCGATGGCCGTCGGCGGTCGGTTCGTCTGCGGGCTGGTGGTCGGGACAGGGGAGGTCAAGTGTTACGGCGATGGCGACGCGGTGGGCCGGGAGCCGAGGGGCAGGCACATGCTGATCTCCGCCGGCGAGAGGCACGCATGCGCCGTGAATCACGCCGGCATGCTGGGGTGCTGGGGAGAGACAGCGGCTATCGCGGCCGCGGCGCCGCCGAAGCTCATTCGCGCGGTGTCGACGGTGGCCGTGGGCGACGCGCTCACGTGCGTGCTGTGGGGGAACTGGACTGCCTCCTGCTGGCCGGAGGAGGTGCCGACGGAGGTGGCGCAGCAGCAGTTCGTCGCGCTCGAGGCGAAGGGGAAGGTGGTGTGCGGGGTGCTCATGTCCGACTACGCGCTCGTGTGCTGGGGCGGAGGAGGCGTCGCGGCCGGGGTGAGCAAGGTGTTCGACAAGGTCCTGCCGGGTCCGTGCGCGCCATCCAAGTCGTGCCCGTGCGGCGTCTGGTCGGGCTCCGCTCCGCTCTGCGGCGTCGGGGGCGGCGCTGCCATCTGCTACCCCTGCGGCTACACTCCTCCCCTGATGGCGCGCACGCCAACGTCCAACTCGTCGGAGTGGACACCTCACGCCAGGAAGAAGCGGCGCCCGAGCGATCTCGTGATCGCAATGAtcagcgttggaattggttcaggacTCGTGGCGCTCTTCGCCGCGTTCTTGGTCGCTTACTGCCTGCGCCggcgcagccgcagccgcagcagcGCCTCTCAGGACTCCGGGCGCATCCACGCCGAGCCGGCGATAACCCCGGCGCCGCGCGTGCCACGCCGGCTCAGCATGCTGCTCTCCAAGGGCCCGAACACGACGGTGGAGCAGTTCCCCCTGGCGGCGCTCCGGGCCGCCACGGACGTCTTCTCGCCAACCCACCGCATCGGCTCCGGCAGCTTCGGCGCCGTCTACCGCGCGTCCCTCCCCGATGGTCGCGAGGTCGCCATCAAGCGCGCGGAGCGGCGCGACACCGGCgcctcgtcctccgccgccgctgccgcggcgCGTCGCGTCAACCACGAGTCGGCCTTCATCTCCGAGCTCTCGCTCCTCTCCCGGCTGAACCACAAGAACCTGGTCCGCCTCCTGGGATTctgcgccgacggcggcgagCACATCCTCGTGTACGAGTTCATGCACAACGGCGCCCTCCACGACCACCTCCACAAGCGCCCCGCCCCGCTCTCCCCGCCGCTCGCCTCCTGGCCGTCCCGCCTCCGCCTCGCCCTCGGCGCCGCGCGCGGCATCGAGTACCTGCACACGTACGCAGTGCCCCCCATCATCCACCGCGACATCAAGTCCTCCAACATCCTCCTCGACGGCTCCTGGTCCGCCAAGGTCTCCGACTTCGGCCTGTCGCTGCTCAAGAACCTGGGCACCGGAGACAATGCCGCCGGCGACGACGCGCCGTGTGTCACGGCCGGGACGGTGGGGTACATGGACCCGGAGTACTACCGGCTGCAGCGCCTGACGGACAAGAGCGACGTGTACAGCTTCGGGGTGCTGCTGCTGGAGCTGCTGTCCGGCTGCAAGGTGATCCAGAGGTACGAGGGGAGCGGCACGCCCAAGAACGTGGTCGAGATGGCCGTGCCGTACATCGAGGCGGACCGCgtgcacaaggtgctcgacatccggctgccgctgccgacgCCGGGGGAGATGGAGGCCGTCGCCTACGTCGGGTACCTGGCCGCGGATTGCGTCCGGCTGCCCGGACACGATCGGCCATCCATGAGCGAGGTTGTCGGAGTGCTCGAGCGGTCCGTGGCGGCATGCGAAGAGTATGAGGACGGCGGCGAGGCAGCGCTGTCGCGGTCGTGCACAGATGGGTCGACGACAATGTGA
- the LOC124676198 gene encoding protein TIC 40, chloroplastic-like codes for MESLVLASSCSASPLLAAARRPSRPLPAAAAAPLSSAAGRRGPARRPRLVVSAASRGSRNVFDGLNTKGFASVSSSTSNQNTSTGTGTLPPMPPPSSYIGSPVFWIGIGVALSAAFSMVSSMVKKYAMEQVFKSMMTQAQPNTFGAANSPFPFSMPQQPGPTAPSSYPYSGPRKSRPTKGATVDVSATDVAATGTLEASDVAETSKPSKKFAFVDVSPEELLQKELQSSLETVDVKSDSAKSEIKEDMEQQVFTNGAAFKPNEDSSTGPTESSKPGPMLSVDTIEKMMEDPAVQKMVYPYLPEEMRNPDSFKWMLQNPVYRQQLEEMMSNMGASPDQWDNRMVDHLKNFDLSSPEVRQQFAQVGMTPEEVVSKIMANPEVAVAFQNPKIQTAIMDCSQNPLNIVKYQNDQEVMDVFMKISQIFPQING; via the exons ATGGAGAGCCTCGTCctcgcctcctcctgctccgcctccccgctcctcgccgccgcccgccgcccctcGCGgcccctcccggccgccgccgccgcgccgctctcTTCCGCCGCCGGGCGGAGGGGACCCGCCAGGAGGCCCAGGCTCGTCGTCTCCGCCGCGTCTCGCGGATCTAGGAATG TTTTCGATGGACTGAACACAAAGGGCTTCGCGAGCGTGTCGTCTTCAACCAGCAATCAGAATACGTCAACAGGAACTGGTACCCTGCCTCCCATGCCGCCCCCGTCATCCTATAT CGGTTCACCCGTCTTCTGGATCGGAATTGGTGTGGCATTATCCGCGGCATTCTCAATG GTCTCTTCGATGGTAAAG AAATATGCAATGGAACAAGTATTCAAATCGATGATGACACAAGCACAACCAAACACCTTTGGCGCAGCAAACTCGCCATTCCCATTTTCCATGCCACAGCAGCCAGGCCCCACAGCACCAAGCAGTTACCCATACTCTGGACCAAGAAAAAGTAGGCCTACAAAAGGTGCAACTGTTGATGTTTCAGCTACTGATGTGGCGGCGACTGGAACTTTGGAAGCGTCCGATGTGGCCGAAACATCAAAACCGTCAAAGAAATTTG CCTTCGTTGATGTTTCTCCGGAAGAATTGCTGCAAAAGGAGCTTCAATCTTCATTGGAGACAGTTGATGTAAAAAGTGATAGCGCTAAAAGTGAAATTAAGGAGGATATGGAGCAACAA GTTTTTACAAATGGAGCTGCTTTTAAGCCTAATGAAGATTCCTCTACTGGGCCAACTGAATCCA GTAAGCCAGGGCCTATGCTATCTGTGGATACGATTGAGAAAATGATGGAAGATCCAGCTGTGCAGAAGATGGTTTACCC CTACTTGCCCGAGGAGATGAGGAACCCAGATTCATTCAAGT ggatgcttcagAACCCGGTGTACCGCCAGCAATTGGAGGAAATGAT GAGCAACATGGGTGCATCTCCTGATCAATGGGATAACCGCATGGTTGATCACTTGAAGAACTTCGACCTTAGCAGTCCTGAAGTAAGGCAGCAGTTTG CGCAAGTTGGCATGACTCCGGAGGAAGTAGTGTCGAAAATAATGGCGAACCCAGAAGTTGCTGTTGCATTTCAGAATCCAAAAATTCAAACGGCCATCATGGAT TGCTCCCAGAACCCTCTGAATATTGTAAAATACCAAAATGACCAAGAG GTCATGGATGTTTTTATGAAGATATCACAAATCTTCCCCCAAATTAATGGCTAG
- the LOC124674840 gene encoding nuclear speckle splicing regulatory protein 1-like, whose product MQRYGLQLRKKPAASSSSSRPPPPARPLAAFADDGDDDVEADILRQSSKKRALQKVEELQKKAIEEDPSVFAYDEVYDDMKEKAARPKMQAKVVRQSKYIEALKEKAEQRKREQDIVYERKLQKERSKEDHLFSDKDKFVTSAYRKKLEEEKKWQEEERRRQIQEERDDVTKKKDLSDFYFGLAKNVAFGASSHDGSKPAEPEKLDTKADDIQASKSDAEGSARSPKRRRESSEGSEKAHESKSAEEPATTGPKDSAAARSTEKDTDASAAASQAPQNTQPAPITDEHYKRSSDALAAARERALARKRAKEQQI is encoded by the exons ATGCAGAGGTACGGGCTGCAGCTCCGCAAGAagccggcggcgtcctcgtcTTCGTCGCGACCGCCCCCGCCGGCGCGCCCCCTGGCAGCAttcgccgacgacggcgacgacgacgtcgaGGCCGACATCCTCCGGCAGTCGTCGAAGAAGCGCGCCCTCCAGAAG GTGGAGGAGCTGCAGAAGAAGGCCATCGAGGAGGATCCCTCGGTGTTTGCCTACGATGAGGTGTACGATGATAtgaaggagaaggccgcgcgcCCCAAGATGCAGGCCAAGGTCGTTCGCCAG TCAAAGTACATTGAAGCACTCAAGGAGAAAGCAGAACAACGTAAACGAGAACAGGACATAGTGTATGAGAGGAAGCTTCAGAAAGAGAGGAGCAAGGAAGACCACCTGTTTAGTGACAAAGACAAATTTGTAACATCTGCGTATAGGAAGaaacttgaggaggagaaaaaatgGCAGGAGGAAGAAAGGCGGCGTCAGATTCAAGAAGAaagggatgat GTTACTAAAAAGAAAGACTTGAGTGACTTTTACTTTGGACTTGCTAAGAATGTTGCTTTCGGTGCAAGTTCGCATGATGGCTCAAAGCCTGCTGAACCTGAAAAGTTGGACACTAAAGCAGATGATATTCAAGCCAGCAAGTCTGACGCCGAAGGATCTGCCCGTTCTCCTAAGCGCAGGAGGGAATCCAGTGAAGGATCAGAGAAAGCTCACGAAAGTAAAAGTGCGGAAGAACCTGCAACAACTGGACCGAAGGATTCAGCAGCTGCTAGATCTACCGAGAAAGATACCGATGCATCAGCGGCTGCTTCACAAGCTCCGCAGAATACTCAGCCAGCACCAATCACAGATGAGCACTACAAGAGGAGTAGCGACGCACTTGCTGCGGCCAGAGAACGAGCCCTGGCTCGTAAGAGAGCGAAGGAGCAGCAAATATGA
- the LOC124675035 gene encoding regulator of nonsense transcripts UPF3-like isoform X3, whose translation MKDPAHRTKVVLRRLPPAISQQAVVDQVDARFAGRYDWACFRAGNASQKNHRYSRLYLNFKGPEDVVEFAEFFNGHVFVNEKGAQFKALVEYAPSQQVPKSNIKKDARQGTITKDPEYLEFLELISKPTEHLPSAEIQLERKEAERAAAGKEPPVVTPLMVYVRQQRAAKSMAQRSVSSRLSRKVSGVVTSSSSPSKRASERRRASTSSYVVRENAKEKPTYILAPKRDDHTREKIIAGTSDGASGGSSGSPQVIDGKKDKIVLLKGRARVDSNISDSSTPQQSLPPSRNTAPSSSRQDQRPEASGRIIKTILSNKEGRHGIASQHEQEGHMINADKDKRPPRVPNSRSIVKDQIIENAEKSHYDDKHNHVHGSGPIGEKIERQARNRDRPDRGVWAPRRYDKSATGGSTQASSSEFQLMQSHSEDNFAQQADGHGERKIDTRGPGGRGGLVENGNRHGNRRGPPRGLKEMEISPITSDGKPPKRGPASYGAHERQVWVQKSSSGS comes from the exons ATGAAGGACCCGGCGCACCGCACCAAGGTGGTGCTCCGCCGGCTGCCGCCGGCGATTTCGCAGCAGGCCGTCGTGGACCAGGTCGACGCGCGCTTCGCCGGCCGCTACGATTGGGCTTGCTTCCGCGCCGGGAATGCCAG CCAAAAGAATCATCGATATTCTCGTCTCTACCTCAACTTCAAGGGCCCAGAAGATGTTGTTGAGTTTGCTGAGTTCTTCAACGGTCATGTATTTGTGAATGAAAAGG GTGCTCAATTTAAAGCTCTTGTGGAATATGCACCATCACAACAGGTTCCGAAGTCAAATATCAAGAAAGATGCTCGTCAGGGAACTATAACAAAAG ATCCAGAATACTTGGAGTTTCTTGAGCTTATATCAAAGCCTACTGAACATTTGCCAAGTGCTGAAATTCAGCTTGAAAGGAAAGAAGCTGAAAGAGCAG CTGCTGGAAAGGAGCCACCAGTTGTGACACCTCTCATGGTTTATGTTCGTCAGCAAAGGGCAGCTAAGAGTATGGCTCAG AGGTCTGTAAGCAGTAGACTAAGCAGAAAAGTTTCAGGTGTGGTAACTAGCAGTTCTAGTCCTTCTAAAAGGGCCTCTGAAAGGCGCAGAGCCTCCACTTCATCG TATGTTGTGCGAGAAAATGCTAAGGAGAAGCCAACTTACATCTTAGCGCCGAAGAGAGATGATCATACAAGAGAGAAAATTATTGCTGGAACTTCAG ATGGTGCAAGTGGAGGATCATCTGGGTCTCCTCAGGTTATTGATGGTAAAAAGGACAAAATTGTACTTTTGAAAGGGAGAGCAAGGGTTGATTCCAAT ATATCTGATAGCTCAACTCCGCAGCAGTCTCTGCCTCCTTCGAGAAATACGGCCCCATCAAGTTCTAGACAAGACCAGCGCCCTGAGGCCAGTGGCAGAATTATTAAGACTATACTTTCAAACAAGGAAGGACGCCATGGAATAGCATCTCAACATGAGCAAGAAGGTCACATGATTAATGCTGACAAGGATAAGCGCCCACCGCGGGTTCCGAATTCGCGTTCCATTGTGAAAGATCAGATTATTGAAAATGCTGAGAAAAGCCACTACGATGACAAGCATAATCATGTGCATGGTTCTGGACCTATCGGTGAGAAGATTGAAAGGCAGGCCAGAAATAGAGATAGGCCTGACCGTGGTGTATGGGCCCCTCGTCGCTATGATAAGTCTGCAACAGGAGGTAGTACGCAGGCCTCATCGTCTGAGTTCCAGCTAATGCAGTCACATTCTGAGGACAATTTCGCTCAGCAAGCAGATG GCCATGGAGAGAGAAAAATAGACACAAGGGGTCCTGGTGGCCGTGGAGGCCTTGTGGAGAATG GAAACAGGCATGGCAACCGCCGTGGTCCGCCACGTGGGCTGAAGGAGATGGAGATCTCTCCTATTACATCTGATGGAAAACCTCCGAAGAGGGGCCCTGCTAGCTATGGGGCTCATGAG AGACAAGTATGGGTTCAAAAGTCAAGTTCAGGATCGTGA
- the LOC124675035 gene encoding regulator of nonsense transcripts UPF3-like isoform X2 has translation MKDPAHRTKVVLRRLPPAISQQAVVDQVDARFAGRYDWACFRAGNASQKNHRYSRLYLNFKGPEDVVEFAEFFNGHVFVNEKGAQFKALVEYAPSQQVPKSNIKKDARQGTITKDPEYLEFLELISKPTEHLPSAEIQLERKEAERAAAGKEPPVVTPLMVYVRQQRAAKSMAQRSVSSRLSRKVSGVVTSSSSPSKRASERRRASTSSYVVRENAKEKPTYILAPKRDDHTREKIIAGTSDGASGGSSGSPQVIDGKKDKIVLLKGRARVDSNSLPPSRNTAPSSSRQDQRPEASGRIIKTILSNKEGRHGIASQHEQEGHMINADKDKRPPRVPNSRSIVKDQIIENAEKSHYDDKHNHVHGSGPIGEKIERQARNRDRPDRGVWAPRRYDKSATGGSTQASSSEFQLMQSHSEDNFAQQADGHGERKIDTRGPGGRGGLVENGNRHGNRRGPPRGLKEMEISPITSDGKPPKRGPASYGAHERQVWVQKSSSGS, from the exons ATGAAGGACCCGGCGCACCGCACCAAGGTGGTGCTCCGCCGGCTGCCGCCGGCGATTTCGCAGCAGGCCGTCGTGGACCAGGTCGACGCGCGCTTCGCCGGCCGCTACGATTGGGCTTGCTTCCGCGCCGGGAATGCCAG CCAAAAGAATCATCGATATTCTCGTCTCTACCTCAACTTCAAGGGCCCAGAAGATGTTGTTGAGTTTGCTGAGTTCTTCAACGGTCATGTATTTGTGAATGAAAAGG GTGCTCAATTTAAAGCTCTTGTGGAATATGCACCATCACAACAGGTTCCGAAGTCAAATATCAAGAAAGATGCTCGTCAGGGAACTATAACAAAAG ATCCAGAATACTTGGAGTTTCTTGAGCTTATATCAAAGCCTACTGAACATTTGCCAAGTGCTGAAATTCAGCTTGAAAGGAAAGAAGCTGAAAGAGCAG CTGCTGGAAAGGAGCCACCAGTTGTGACACCTCTCATGGTTTATGTTCGTCAGCAAAGGGCAGCTAAGAGTATGGCTCAG AGGTCTGTAAGCAGTAGACTAAGCAGAAAAGTTTCAGGTGTGGTAACTAGCAGTTCTAGTCCTTCTAAAAGGGCCTCTGAAAGGCGCAGAGCCTCCACTTCATCG TATGTTGTGCGAGAAAATGCTAAGGAGAAGCCAACTTACATCTTAGCGCCGAAGAGAGATGATCATACAAGAGAGAAAATTATTGCTGGAACTTCAG ATGGTGCAAGTGGAGGATCATCTGGGTCTCCTCAGGTTATTGATGGTAAAAAGGACAAAATTGTACTTTTGAAAGGGAGAGCAAGGGTTGATTCCAAT TCTCTGCCTCCTTCGAGAAATACGGCCCCATCAAGTTCTAGACAAGACCAGCGCCCTGAGGCCAGTGGCAGAATTATTAAGACTATACTTTCAAACAAGGAAGGACGCCATGGAATAGCATCTCAACATGAGCAAGAAGGTCACATGATTAATGCTGACAAGGATAAGCGCCCACCGCGGGTTCCGAATTCGCGTTCCATTGTGAAAGATCAGATTATTGAAAATGCTGAGAAAAGCCACTACGATGACAAGCATAATCATGTGCATGGTTCTGGACCTATCGGTGAGAAGATTGAAAGGCAGGCCAGAAATAGAGATAGGCCTGACCGTGGTGTATGGGCCCCTCGTCGCTATGATAAGTCTGCAACAGGAGGTAGTACGCAGGCCTCATCGTCTGAGTTCCAGCTAATGCAGTCACATTCTGAGGACAATTTCGCTCAGCAAGCAGATG GCCATGGAGAGAGAAAAATAGACACAAGGGGTCCTGGTGGCCGTGGAGGCCTTGTGGAGAATG GAAACAGGCATGGCAACCGCCGTGGTCCGCCACGTGGGCTGAAGGAGATGGAGATCTCTCCTATTACATCTGATGGAAAACCTCCGAAGAGGGGCCCTGCTAGCTATGGGGCTCATGAG AGACAAGTATGGGTTCAAAAGTCAAGTTCAGGATCGTGA
- the LOC124675035 gene encoding regulator of nonsense transcripts UPF3-like isoform X1: MKDPAHRTKVVLRRLPPAISQQAVVDQVDARFAGRYDWACFRAGNASQKNHRYSRLYLNFKGPEDVVEFAEFFNGHVFVNEKGAQFKALVEYAPSQQVPKSNIKKDARQGTITKDPEYLEFLELISKPTEHLPSAEIQLERKEAERAAAGKEPPVVTPLMVYVRQQRAAKSMAQRSVSSRLSRKVSGVVTSSSSPSKRASERRRASTSSYVVRENAKEKPTYILAPKRDDHTREKIIAGTSDGASGGSSGSPQVIDGKKDKIVLLKGRARVDSNQSLPPSRNTAPSSSRQDQRPEASGRIIKTILSNKEGRHGIASQHEQEGHMINADKDKRPPRVPNSRSIVKDQIIENAEKSHYDDKHNHVHGSGPIGEKIERQARNRDRPDRGVWAPRRYDKSATGGSTQASSSEFQLMQSHSEDNFAQQADGHGERKIDTRGPGGRGGLVENGNRHGNRRGPPRGLKEMEISPITSDGKPPKRGPASYGAHERQVWVQKSSSGS; this comes from the exons ATGAAGGACCCGGCGCACCGCACCAAGGTGGTGCTCCGCCGGCTGCCGCCGGCGATTTCGCAGCAGGCCGTCGTGGACCAGGTCGACGCGCGCTTCGCCGGCCGCTACGATTGGGCTTGCTTCCGCGCCGGGAATGCCAG CCAAAAGAATCATCGATATTCTCGTCTCTACCTCAACTTCAAGGGCCCAGAAGATGTTGTTGAGTTTGCTGAGTTCTTCAACGGTCATGTATTTGTGAATGAAAAGG GTGCTCAATTTAAAGCTCTTGTGGAATATGCACCATCACAACAGGTTCCGAAGTCAAATATCAAGAAAGATGCTCGTCAGGGAACTATAACAAAAG ATCCAGAATACTTGGAGTTTCTTGAGCTTATATCAAAGCCTACTGAACATTTGCCAAGTGCTGAAATTCAGCTTGAAAGGAAAGAAGCTGAAAGAGCAG CTGCTGGAAAGGAGCCACCAGTTGTGACACCTCTCATGGTTTATGTTCGTCAGCAAAGGGCAGCTAAGAGTATGGCTCAG AGGTCTGTAAGCAGTAGACTAAGCAGAAAAGTTTCAGGTGTGGTAACTAGCAGTTCTAGTCCTTCTAAAAGGGCCTCTGAAAGGCGCAGAGCCTCCACTTCATCG TATGTTGTGCGAGAAAATGCTAAGGAGAAGCCAACTTACATCTTAGCGCCGAAGAGAGATGATCATACAAGAGAGAAAATTATTGCTGGAACTTCAG ATGGTGCAAGTGGAGGATCATCTGGGTCTCCTCAGGTTATTGATGGTAAAAAGGACAAAATTGTACTTTTGAAAGGGAGAGCAAGGGTTGATTCCAAT CAGTCTCTGCCTCCTTCGAGAAATACGGCCCCATCAAGTTCTAGACAAGACCAGCGCCCTGAGGCCAGTGGCAGAATTATTAAGACTATACTTTCAAACAAGGAAGGACGCCATGGAATAGCATCTCAACATGAGCAAGAAGGTCACATGATTAATGCTGACAAGGATAAGCGCCCACCGCGGGTTCCGAATTCGCGTTCCATTGTGAAAGATCAGATTATTGAAAATGCTGAGAAAAGCCACTACGATGACAAGCATAATCATGTGCATGGTTCTGGACCTATCGGTGAGAAGATTGAAAGGCAGGCCAGAAATAGAGATAGGCCTGACCGTGGTGTATGGGCCCCTCGTCGCTATGATAAGTCTGCAACAGGAGGTAGTACGCAGGCCTCATCGTCTGAGTTCCAGCTAATGCAGTCACATTCTGAGGACAATTTCGCTCAGCAAGCAGATG GCCATGGAGAGAGAAAAATAGACACAAGGGGTCCTGGTGGCCGTGGAGGCCTTGTGGAGAATG GAAACAGGCATGGCAACCGCCGTGGTCCGCCACGTGGGCTGAAGGAGATGGAGATCTCTCCTATTACATCTGATGGAAAACCTCCGAAGAGGGGCCCTGCTAGCTATGGGGCTCATGAG AGACAAGTATGGGTTCAAAAGTCAAGTTCAGGATCGTGA